The following proteins come from a genomic window of Larimichthys crocea isolate SSNF chromosome III, L_crocea_2.0, whole genome shotgun sequence:
- the syt4 gene encoding synaptotagmin-4: protein MAPMVEDGAQLVAVPVGVAVVSVFGLVFTVSAFAWICCQRKNTKSQKTPPYKFVHMLKGVDIYPESLSGKKKFAAPATTTANDSSKTDVNGNCHTTSLMSPTGTGKLASSPSDSRQALHLDLEKRDLNGNFTTKPFHHHHQKVRSSPDLELPSPHAGFTQPGVMDRRDLPSPSSTLSSQLPTPAVDKPQGEEREGGLGTLHFSLEYQHERKAFIVHIKEAHGLTPTDEQSLTSDPYIKLTLLPEKKHRVKTRVLRKTLDPAFDETFSFYGIPLARVSELALHFMVLSFDRFSRDEVIGETLVPLSGIDLSEGRVLMSREIIKKNVKKSSGRGELLLSLCYQSTTNTLTVVVLKARHLPKTENNGPTDPYVKVNMYHGKKRVCKKKTHVKKCSPNPVFNELFVFDLPSDEGLRDTSVELLLMDSDTGNSRCPNTILGRLVLGTSAAGTPGEHWREICDHPRRQIAKWHAMSED, encoded by the exons ATGGCTCCTATGGTGGAGGACGGAGCTCAGCTCG TGGCAGTGCCAGTAGGTGTTGCTGTGGTGAGTGTCTTTGGCCTTGTCTTCACTGTGTCAGCTTTTGCGTGGATCTGTTGCCAGCGTAAAAACACCAAATCCCAGAAGACACCTCCCTATAAGTTTGTGCACATGCTCAAAGGGGTTGACATCTACCCTGAGAGCCTCAGCGGCAAGAAGAAGTTCGCTGCACCTGCCACCACAACAGCTAACGACTCCAGTAAAACTGATGTTAATGGAAACTGCCACACTACATCGCTAATGAGTCCGACCGGTACCGGTAAACTGGCATCAAGTCCAAGTGATTCCAGACAGGCTCTGCATCTGGATCTGGAGAAACGGGATCTGAATGGCAACTTCACCACCAAACCAtttcatcaccaccatcagAAGGTGCGGAGCTCCCCGGATCTTGAGCTGCCCTCTCCCCACGCAGGGTTCACCCAACCTGGTGTAATGGACCGCCGTGACCTCCCTTCACCATCCAGCACTCTCTCAAGCCAGTTGCCCACCCCAGCCGTGGACAAACCCcagggagaggaaagggagggtgGGCTAGGGACCCTTCACTTCTCCCTCGAGTACCAACATGAGAGGAAGGCTTTCATTGTCCATATCAAG GAAGCCCATGGCCTGACCCCAACAGATGAGCAGTCGCTGACCTCTGATCCTTACATCAAGCTGACCCTGCTGCCAGAGAAAAAGCACAGAGTGAAGACCAGAGTCCTGAGGAAAACTCTGGACCCCGCCTTTGATGAGACCTTCAGCTTCTACGGGATCCCGCTGGCCCGAGTGTCCGAGTTGGCCCTTCACTTCATGGTGCTGAGTTTTGATAGGTTCTCCCGTGATGAAGTCATCGGAGAGACCCTTGTACCCTTGTCTGGGATCGACTTATCAGAGGGGCGTGTCCTGATGAGCCGAGAGATCATCAAGAAGAATGTCAAG AAGTCCTCAGGCCGAGGCGAGTTACTGCTCTCCCTGTGCTACCAGTCCACCACCAACACTCTGACCGTGGTTGTCCTTAAAGCTCGCCACCTGCCCAAGACTGAAAACAATGGACCTACAG ATCCGTACGTCAAGGTGAACATGTACCATGGGAAAAAGCGTGTGTGCAAGAAGAAGACCCATGTGAAGAAGTGCTCCCCCAACCCGGTCTTCAATGAGCTCTTTGTCTTTGACCTACCCTCCGACGAGGGCCTGAGAGACACCAGcgtggagctgctgctgatggactCAGACACAGGCAATTCACGCTGCCCCAACACCATCCTCGGGCGCCTGGTGCTGGGAACGTCGGCGGCGGGCACCCCCGGTGAGCACTGGAGGGAGATCTGCGACCACCCACGTCGCCAGATTGCCAAGTGGCACGCCATGTCAGAGGATTAG
- the LOC109140612 gene encoding uncharacterized protein LOC109140612 isoform X1, giving the protein MHSLLCSGGGDFSIKVFVLCQCHHLSLHHLYSSSPYIHPAVMAAAAALSSSRGVAGVKGLFFIFTVLCLVCFVSSLIEKDELKKLKQKVQKAEQELDWQKAERAFTSEVMNYCSNLMDPLTALVKKTTKGLPDDFPPLDGLMDNLKVFIEKTKSYVDAEYAEEDEEMENTEQELKEMKKLIKSIEDFQAEL; this is encoded by the exons ATGCACAGTTTGTTGTGCAGTGGGGGCGGTGACTTCAGTATAAAAGTCTTTGTCCTGTGTCAGTGTCATCACTTGTCCCTTCATCACCTGTACAGCAGCTCTCCTTACATTCACCCAGCAG tgatggcagcagcagcagctttgtctAGTAGCAGAGGAGTGGCTGGTGTCAAAGGCctgttcttcatcttcactgTGCTGTGTCTGGTTTGCTTCGTGAGTTCACTGATTGAAAAGGACGAACTG AAAAAGCTCAAACAAAAGGTTCAGAAAGCAGAACAAGAACTGGACTGGCAGAAG GCAGAAAGAGCCTTTACTTCAGAGGTCATGAATTATTGTTCAAACTTAATGGATCCACTGACAGCATTAGTGAAGAAAACCACAAAAGGATTACCTGATGACTTTCCACCACTGGATGGACTTATGGACAACCTCAAGGTCTTCATTGAGAAAACCAAGAGTTATGTAGATGCGGAATatgcagaggaagatgaagaaatggAGAACACTGAACAGGaactgaaagaaatgaagaaattaataaaatcCATTGAGGATTTTCAAGCTGAATTGTAA
- the LOC109140612 gene encoding uncharacterized protein LOC109140612 isoform X2, producing the protein MAAAAALSSSRGVAGVKGLFFIFTVLCLVCFVSSLIEKDELKKLKQKVQKAEQELDWQKAERAFTSEVMNYCSNLMDPLTALVKKTTKGLPDDFPPLDGLMDNLKVFIEKTKSYVDAEYAEEDEEMENTEQELKEMKKLIKSIEDFQAEL; encoded by the exons atggcagcagcagcagctttgtctAGTAGCAGAGGAGTGGCTGGTGTCAAAGGCctgttcttcatcttcactgTGCTGTGTCTGGTTTGCTTCGTGAGTTCACTGATTGAAAAGGACGAACTG AAAAAGCTCAAACAAAAGGTTCAGAAAGCAGAACAAGAACTGGACTGGCAGAAG GCAGAAAGAGCCTTTACTTCAGAGGTCATGAATTATTGTTCAAACTTAATGGATCCACTGACAGCATTAGTGAAGAAAACCACAAAAGGATTACCTGATGACTTTCCACCACTGGATGGACTTATGGACAACCTCAAGGTCTTCATTGAGAAAACCAAGAGTTATGTAGATGCGGAATatgcagaggaagatgaagaaatggAGAACACTGAACAGGaactgaaagaaatgaagaaattaataaaatcCATTGAGGATTTTCAAGCTGAATTGTAA
- the LOC109140613 gene encoding carbohydrate sulfotransferase 12: MGGCRRSLLLLGFMFVIMAYYQWDMLPQKRAERIHQRQELRKQSLREMCAAEEAFSEGKRSLHDMSNGELRNLIVDDNHGIIYCYIPKVGCTNWKRVFFVLKQGEPYPDPMSIEGEVVHVPNMVPLLNSFPRTEMKAKLKHYTKFLFVRDPFVRLISAYRDKMLGNQKYFYENFGWKILRLYGNQSAPHLAPGIRPSFYNFIQYLVDPRTEMNEPFEPHWKQMHRLCHPCLIKYDFVGHQETLQEDAEHILKTLMLEDDIKFPPSYENMTSTTSVLDWFRTVPLEDRRKLYKIYEKDFKLFGYRKPSELLDG, translated from the exons ATGGGAGGATGCCGAAGATCCCTGCTGCTCCTAGGATTCATGTTTGTCATCATGGCGTATTACCAATGGGACATGTTACCACAAAAGAGAG CAGAGAGGATCCATCAGCGTCAGGAACTGAGAAAGCAGTCGCTGAGAGAAATGTGTGCCGCTGAAGAGGCGTTTTCTGAGGGAAAGCGCAGTTTACATGACATGAGCAACGGGGAGTTGAGGAACCTCATTGTGGATGACAACCACGGCATCATTTACTGTTACATACCCAAG GTTGGGTGTACCAACTGGAAAAGGGTATTTTTTGTGCTGAAGCAGGGTGAGCCTTATCCTGATCCCATGTCCATAGAAGGTGAAGTGGTACATGTGCCCAACATGGTCCCTCTCCTAAACAGCTTCCCAAGAACAGAGATGAAG GCAAAGCTGAAGCATTACACCAAGTTCCTGTTTGTCAGGGACCCGTTTGTACGTCTCATCTCTGCCTATCGAGACAAGATGCTGGGGAACCAGAAGTACTTCTATGAAAACTTTGGCTGGAAAATTCTGCGCCTGTATGGCAACCAGTCTGCACCACATTTAGCACCCGGCATACGTCCCTCattttacaactttattcaGTACCTGGTGGACCCGAGGACAGAGATGAACGAGCCTTTTGAACCCCACTGGAAGCAGATGCACCGCCTGTGCCACCCCTGCCTCATAAA GTATGATTTTGTTGGCCATCAGGAAACTCTTCAGGAGGATGCCGAACACATATTGAAGACCTTAATGCTGGAGGACGACATTAAGTTCCCTCCTTCTTACGAAAACATGACTTCCACTACTTCTGTGTTGGACTGGTTCAGAACAGTGCCACTAGAGGACAGGAGGAAGCTGTACAAGATCTACGAGAAGGACTTTAAGCTTTTTGGCTACAGAAAGCCAAGTGAATTGCTTGATGGTTGA